A DNA window from Rossellomorea marisflavi contains the following coding sequences:
- a CDS encoding peptidoglycan D,D-transpeptidase FtsI family protein, producing MRMNLLFLSVFLLFSLLEMRLGFVQIVHGENYKNEVERTEDVVVKTSVPRGKIYDRYGNVIVDNVPLNAITYTRTSTTSIDEMIEVATNLSKYITMDTKGVTVRDKKDYWITKHPKKAEALVTENEIQKLQADEELSTDDVNDKVYKMKLDRIMDKELDSLTKKDLQIISIYRQFAGGYALNPQIVKNENVTTEEFSKVSEHLSELPGVNTTTDWKRAYVFDDTLRTILGNVSSSKEGLPKNLIDAYLAEGYNRNDRVGKSYVELQYEDVLQGQKEQIQDITKNGSVIDSKLVQSGHSGKDVVLTIDMDLQREVEKIIEDELSKQVAHRDVSPNLDRAFVVMMNPNTGEVLSMAGKQYVKNSQTGKYELQDAALGTFTSSYEVGSAVKGATVLTGYMTGNLTPGETLVDEPLHIKGTPVKSSWFNKYGQMPIDDRFALRISSNSYMWKVALRVAGAEYVPNEPIVNNPHAFDVFRNHFAQFGLGVQTGLDLPGESSGLKGTATDPGFLLDYAIGQFDTYTTMQLAQYVSTIANGGYRIEPHVMKEIREPSEDKKRLGSIVYEDEPKVLNRIDATSAQINHVQLGFHDVYHLPRGTAYTEFNSAPYDASGKSGTAETYVNGQLNYNTTIIGYAPSDNPEVSYAVVIPYSHIQASGVADPYLDKKIGKRVMDKYFELKKERAKSSDNTNDVNKKIENADDAEKQTKQVRKESN from the coding sequence ATGAGGATGAACCTGTTGTTCCTTTCCGTGTTCTTATTGTTTTCCCTGCTCGAGATGAGATTGGGTTTTGTCCAGATCGTCCACGGTGAAAACTACAAGAACGAAGTGGAACGAACGGAAGATGTTGTCGTCAAGACGAGTGTTCCACGCGGAAAGATTTACGACCGTTACGGGAATGTCATTGTGGACAATGTTCCACTGAACGCCATTACATATACGAGGACAAGTACGACCTCCATCGACGAAATGATCGAAGTGGCAACGAACTTATCCAAGTACATCACGATGGATACAAAAGGTGTGACCGTACGCGACAAAAAGGACTACTGGATCACCAAGCATCCGAAGAAGGCAGAGGCTCTTGTGACTGAAAATGAGATCCAAAAGCTCCAAGCGGATGAGGAACTGTCGACGGATGACGTGAATGATAAGGTCTACAAGATGAAGTTGGACCGCATCATGGATAAGGAACTTGATTCCCTGACAAAGAAAGACCTTCAGATCATCTCGATCTATCGTCAGTTTGCTGGAGGATATGCCCTTAACCCACAAATCGTCAAAAACGAAAACGTCACGACAGAAGAATTCTCCAAGGTCAGTGAACACTTGAGTGAACTTCCGGGAGTGAATACCACGACGGACTGGAAACGTGCTTATGTATTCGACGATACGCTCAGGACCATCCTTGGGAATGTATCTTCATCGAAAGAAGGTCTCCCGAAAAACCTCATTGATGCGTACCTTGCCGAAGGTTACAACCGCAACGACCGCGTCGGGAAGAGTTACGTAGAACTGCAATATGAAGATGTGCTCCAAGGACAAAAAGAACAGATCCAGGATATCACGAAGAATGGAAGCGTCATTGATTCCAAACTCGTGCAATCGGGCCACAGCGGTAAAGATGTCGTCCTGACGATTGATATGGACCTCCAGCGGGAAGTCGAAAAGATCATTGAGGACGAGTTGTCCAAGCAGGTTGCCCACAGGGACGTGTCACCGAACCTTGACCGGGCATTTGTGGTGATGATGAATCCCAATACCGGTGAAGTCCTTTCCATGGCAGGAAAACAGTATGTGAAAAATAGCCAGACGGGGAAATATGAACTGCAGGATGCGGCCCTCGGGACGTTCACTTCTTCATACGAAGTGGGTTCAGCCGTTAAGGGTGCCACCGTCCTGACAGGTTATATGACGGGGAATCTCACCCCTGGTGAGACATTGGTCGATGAACCTCTTCATATCAAAGGTACACCCGTAAAATCTTCATGGTTCAACAAATATGGGCAGATGCCGATCGATGATCGATTCGCTCTCAGGATCTCTTCCAATTCTTATATGTGGAAAGTGGCCCTCCGAGTTGCCGGTGCAGAGTATGTGCCGAATGAACCGATCGTCAATAATCCTCATGCATTCGACGTATTCCGTAATCACTTTGCCCAGTTCGGATTGGGCGTGCAGACGGGACTGGACCTTCCTGGTGAATCATCCGGACTGAAAGGGACAGCAACGGATCCAGGTTTCCTTCTGGATTATGCCATCGGCCAGTTCGATACGTATACCACAATGCAGCTTGCTCAATATGTTTCCACAATCGCCAATGGTGGGTACCGGATTGAGCCTCATGTCATGAAGGAGATCAGGGAACCCTCGGAAGATAAGAAACGGCTGGGATCCATCGTATACGAAGACGAGCCGAAAGTGTTAAATCGTATAGATGCCACTTCAGCCCAAATCAACCATGTACAACTTGGATTCCACGATGTGTACCATCTTCCGAGAGGAACAGCGTATACCGAGTTCAACAGTGCACCGTATGATGCGTCGGGTAAATCAGGGACAGCTGAAACGTATGTGAACGGTCAATTGAACTACAATACAACGATTATTGGGTATGCACCGTCTGATAACCCTGAAGTGTCCTATGCCGTTGTCATCCCTTACTCTCACATCCAGGCAAGCGGGGTAGCGGATCCGTACTTGGATAAAAAGATCGGGAAGCGCGTGATGGATAAGTACTTCGAACTTAAAAAAGAACGTGCAAAATCCTCTGACAATACAAATGATGTCAATAAGAAAATCGAAAATGCAGACGATGCTGAAAAGCAGACGAAACAGGTTAGAAAAGAAAGCAACTGA
- a CDS encoding aldo/keto reductase — translation MQNKVNLGHSDVKVFPIGLGTNAVGGHNLFPNLDEEEGKKVVRTALDRGVNLLDTAFIYGPKRSEELVGEVIKDYKRDEITIATKAAHQLDEDGNVTITNSPSFLKQSVDEALKRLQTDYIDLFYIHFPDEDTPKDEAVGALKEMKDQGKIRAIGVSNFDIGQLKEANKNGHVDVLQAEYNLLKRSAEKELLPYTEQHGITFIPYFPLEAGLLTGKYKETDTFGDLRKDMPNFHGSTFKSNLQKVEELRQLADDKGVEISQLVLAWYFSRPSLDVLIPGAKRRDQVERNLKTMDVTLSENEIAFIDRVFS, via the coding sequence ATGCAAAATAAGGTGAACCTAGGTCATTCAGATGTAAAGGTATTCCCCATAGGTCTTGGAACCAATGCAGTGGGCGGGCACAATTTGTTCCCGAATCTTGATGAGGAAGAAGGAAAAAAAGTCGTCCGGACTGCTCTCGATCGTGGAGTAAACCTGCTTGACACCGCTTTTATCTATGGACCGAAACGGTCAGAGGAACTTGTTGGTGAGGTCATCAAAGACTATAAGAGGGATGAAATAACCATTGCAACAAAAGCCGCCCATCAGTTGGATGAGGATGGTAACGTCACAATCACCAACTCCCCCTCATTCCTTAAACAATCCGTCGACGAGGCTTTGAAACGTCTGCAAACGGATTACATCGATTTATTCTATATTCATTTTCCTGACGAAGATACACCAAAGGATGAAGCGGTCGGTGCATTGAAAGAAATGAAGGATCAAGGAAAGATAAGGGCAATCGGTGTTTCCAATTTCGATATTGGACAGCTAAAGGAAGCGAACAAGAACGGTCATGTGGACGTACTACAGGCTGAATATAATCTCTTGAAACGATCCGCCGAGAAAGAGCTGCTTCCCTATACGGAACAACACGGCATCACATTCATTCCGTATTTCCCCCTTGAAGCGGGACTTCTAACGGGGAAATACAAGGAGACCGACACGTTCGGGGACCTGAGAAAAGATATGCCGAACTTCCATGGCAGTACATTCAAGTCCAACCTTCAAAAAGTAGAAGAGCTAAGGCAGCTGGCAGATGATAAAGGGGTCGAAATCAGTCAACTCGTCCTTGCTTGGTATTTCTCCCGCCCCTCCCTTGATGTCCTCATTCCAGGTGCAAAGAGACGGGATCAAGTAGAACGAAATCTCAAAACAATGGACGTGACACTTTCAGAAAACGAAATAGCGTTCATCGATCGGGTATTTTCCTGA
- a CDS encoding TetR/AcrR family transcriptional regulator, translated as MKTNPTKRLILETAAQLFQKQGYHGTGINQIIEVSGTPKGSLYYHFPNGKEQIAQEAIKLVKEHIVEQTKVDLQQDKDASEAFQRHILNIADFYDSDNDTEWLKIGTLASETAATHEELRSTCELAFKEWQELYAEALTSRGYPEREAMPLAITINALLEGATTISLIAGNRDTLRIIAEQIPILLHRENLVQEDNHI; from the coding sequence ATGAAGACTAATCCTACGAAGCGGCTGATTCTCGAGACGGCAGCACAGCTATTTCAAAAACAGGGCTATCATGGCACCGGCATCAATCAGATCATCGAAGTGAGCGGGACACCGAAAGGCTCCCTCTATTACCATTTCCCAAACGGAAAAGAGCAGATTGCCCAAGAGGCGATCAAGCTGGTGAAAGAGCATATTGTCGAACAGACAAAAGTGGATCTTCAACAGGATAAAGATGCATCCGAAGCCTTCCAACGACATATCCTTAATATCGCTGACTTTTATGATTCTGATAACGATACGGAATGGCTGAAGATCGGGACCCTTGCGTCCGAAACAGCCGCTACGCATGAGGAGCTGCGATCAACGTGTGAACTTGCTTTCAAAGAATGGCAGGAGCTTTATGCCGAAGCGTTGACTTCAAGGGGTTACCCTGAAAGAGAGGCCATGCCCCTTGCCATCACAATCAACGCGTTGCTCGAAGGTGCCACCACCATCTCGCTGATCGCCGGAAACAGAGATACACTTCGTATCATAGCTGAACAAATACCTATCCTACTTCATAGAGAGAATTTAGTACAGGAGGACAATCACATATGA
- a CDS encoding DHA2 family efflux MFS transporter permease subunit — protein MSHSQSNTSSQSEGTYKVLPILTSFLIAGFIGLFSETALNMALSNLIQDFGIHETTAQWLTTGYLLTLGILVPVSGLILQWFTTRQLFVVSLVFSIIGTFIAAIAPNFGFLMVARVVQAMGTALMLPLMFNTILLIVPPHKRGKIMGLMGLVIMFAPAVGPTLSGLILESLTWHWIFWISLPFLLVALVFGIFFMQNVSTPTRPKIDILSIILSTIGFGGVVYGFSSAGEGGGWSEPVVIISIAAGVIGLIVFCLRQRTMAQPMLNLKTFKYPMFVVGLLLVLICMMVILSSMILLPLYLQTSLAMTTFAAGLLLLPGGIINGLLSPIMGSLFDRFGPKWLVIPGLAIVIASLAGFYTVDLDTSSYFIVGMHILLMIGVSMIMMPAQTNGLNQLPPELYPDGTAIMNTLQQVAGAIGTAVAISILSSGVKSYLEGGADLSNPLTPLLAFTSGVQNAFLFAIIAAVVGFIVGLFVKRVKVDHPMSSS, from the coding sequence ATGAGTCATAGTCAATCGAACACCTCTTCACAGAGCGAAGGAACCTATAAGGTTCTTCCGATCCTCACATCATTCCTTATCGCCGGATTCATCGGCCTTTTCAGTGAAACGGCACTGAACATGGCATTGAGCAATTTAATCCAGGATTTCGGCATTCATGAAACAACCGCCCAATGGCTGACAACGGGTTACCTTCTCACGCTTGGGATTTTGGTACCTGTCTCTGGACTGATTCTGCAATGGTTCACGACGAGACAGCTGTTTGTCGTCTCACTGGTCTTCTCGATCATCGGGACCTTCATTGCAGCCATCGCCCCGAACTTCGGCTTCCTGATGGTGGCACGTGTCGTGCAGGCAATGGGTACCGCACTGATGCTTCCGTTGATGTTTAATACCATTCTCCTGATTGTCCCGCCACATAAGCGCGGTAAGATCATGGGGCTCATGGGACTCGTCATCATGTTTGCACCGGCGGTAGGTCCTACGCTGTCCGGCTTGATCCTTGAATCCCTGACGTGGCACTGGATCTTCTGGATTTCACTGCCATTCCTGTTGGTTGCACTGGTTTTCGGTATCTTCTTCATGCAAAATGTATCGACACCGACAAGACCAAAAATCGATATTTTATCCATCATCCTGTCCACGATCGGATTCGGTGGTGTTGTGTATGGCTTCAGTTCAGCTGGTGAAGGCGGAGGTTGGAGTGAACCTGTCGTCATCATTTCCATTGCCGCCGGAGTCATCGGGCTTATCGTCTTCTGTCTTAGACAGCGAACCATGGCTCAGCCGATGCTGAACCTGAAGACGTTCAAATACCCAATGTTCGTTGTCGGATTGCTGCTTGTTTTGATCTGCATGATGGTCATTCTGTCATCCATGATCCTGCTTCCACTATACTTGCAAACGTCACTTGCCATGACGACCTTTGCCGCTGGTCTTCTCTTATTGCCGGGTGGGATCATCAATGGATTGCTATCCCCGATCATGGGAAGCCTGTTCGACCGCTTCGGTCCTAAATGGCTAGTCATACCTGGCCTTGCCATCGTCATCGCATCACTTGCCGGTTTCTATACAGTGGACCTTGATACGTCTTCCTACTTCATTGTCGGAATGCACATCCTGCTTATGATCGGTGTATCCATGATCATGATGCCCGCCCAGACAAATGGGTTGAATCAACTGCCACCTGAGCTTTATCCTGATGGAACGGCCATCATGAACACTCTTCAACAAGTTGCCGGTGCCATCGGAACGGCTGTTGCAATCTCGATTCTTTCTTCTGGCGTGAAATCTTATTTGGAAGGCGGTGCGGATCTCTCGAATCCGTTAACCCCGCTTCTTGCATTCACATCAGGTGTACAAAATGCATTCCTGTTTGCCATTATCGCTGCGGTTGTCGGATTCATCGTCGGACTATTCGTCAAGCGGGTGAAAGTCGATCATCCTATGAGCTCTTCATAA
- a CDS encoding P1 family peptidase, with protein MTRRIRDYGVKIGRMRTGKHNSISDVKGVTVGHTTIDDGPHQTGVTAILPHQGSLFKDKLIASSHVINGFGKSMGLIQINELGTLETPIILTNTLSIGVAADALIDYMLDNNPEIGRTTGTVNPVVCECNDMLLNDVRAKVVRKEHVFDAIHKAGEQVEEGSVGAGRGMLCYSLKGGIGTSSRIIPLDHGTYTLGVLVLSNFGILSDLMVGGNPVGEKLKKAILQEREERDKGSIIIVVATDLPVSERQLHRIIKRSITGLSRTGSIITTGSGEVVVGFSTHTTIPHLQSGKFLSIPVIHEDDMDAAFRAVGEATEEAVLNSLVTASHVIGRDGHERPAFKELIEKHQIPLV; from the coding sequence ATGACGAGACGAATCAGGGACTACGGAGTCAAAATAGGAAGAATGAGAACGGGAAAGCACAACTCCATTTCCGATGTAAAGGGAGTGACTGTCGGACATACGACCATTGATGATGGGCCACATCAAACCGGTGTCACTGCCATCCTGCCCCATCAGGGATCTCTCTTTAAAGACAAGCTCATAGCCTCTTCCCATGTGATCAATGGCTTTGGTAAAAGCATGGGGTTGATCCAGATCAATGAACTGGGCACACTTGAAACGCCAATCATTCTGACGAATACACTGAGCATCGGAGTCGCCGCTGATGCACTGATAGATTACATGCTTGATAACAATCCGGAGATTGGCAGAACGACAGGGACGGTGAATCCTGTCGTTTGTGAATGCAATGATATGCTGCTGAATGATGTCAGGGCCAAGGTGGTTCGGAAGGAACATGTTTTCGATGCCATACACAAAGCTGGAGAACAAGTAGAGGAAGGCAGTGTGGGAGCAGGAAGAGGCATGCTCTGCTATTCGTTGAAAGGTGGAATAGGTACTTCCTCTCGAATCATTCCCCTCGATCACGGCACCTACACCCTTGGCGTACTCGTGCTCTCAAACTTTGGGATATTAAGCGATCTTATGGTAGGAGGGAATCCTGTAGGGGAGAAGTTGAAAAAGGCCATCCTTCAGGAACGTGAGGAAAGGGATAAAGGATCCATCATCATTGTGGTCGCAACGGATCTTCCTGTATCGGAAAGGCAACTGCACCGGATCATCAAACGATCCATCACCGGCTTGTCCCGTACAGGATCCATCATCACCACGGGGAGCGGCGAGGTGGTGGTCGGATTTTCCACCCACACCACCATTCCGCATCTTCAAAGCGGGAAGTTTCTATCCATCCCGGTGATTCATGAGGATGATATGGATGCTGCGTTCAGAGCCGTTGGGGAGGCAACGGAGGAGGCGGTCCTCAATTCCCTTGTCACGGCTTCCCATGTCATCGGTCGTGATGGTCACGAAAGACCTGCGTTCAAGGAACTCATTGAAAAACACCAGATCCCGTTGGTTTAG
- a CDS encoding YdcF family protein, whose protein sequence is MKMPGIKYKRGFLIPVLLGAFVAFLSFGVTFGLLFILANVLIIYLLFVFRLRKRSWYYRLIGGAYLIFLVTFAGVEGYILKEAYDGPGNLSGDYDAVLILGAGLKGEEPSKTLLSRLDTAEEILKVREDLPVIVSGGQGPGESITEAEAMGRHLVANGIEESRIIYEESSTNTFENMLYSRRLLAEEGLTEGKVLIVTNDFHLARSKMLARDVGLEPSGYSAPTPWLVRVNYYIREFFAMVKTFLLGRGTLGG, encoded by the coding sequence ATGAAGATGCCGGGAATCAAGTATAAGAGAGGCTTCTTGATTCCGGTCCTCCTTGGGGCTTTCGTGGCGTTCTTGTCCTTCGGTGTGACGTTCGGCTTGCTGTTCATACTGGCGAATGTTTTGATTATCTATCTATTGTTTGTTTTTCGTTTACGGAAACGGTCGTGGTACTACCGCTTGATAGGTGGAGCCTATCTTATTTTTCTGGTGACGTTTGCAGGGGTAGAGGGATACATCTTAAAGGAAGCCTATGACGGACCCGGGAATCTATCCGGAGACTATGATGCAGTGCTCATCCTTGGTGCCGGTTTAAAGGGAGAAGAACCTTCGAAAACTCTCTTATCCCGCCTGGACACAGCGGAAGAAATTCTGAAAGTCCGGGAAGACCTGCCTGTGATAGTTTCCGGAGGTCAAGGGCCTGGTGAATCCATCACCGAGGCAGAGGCCATGGGTCGGCATCTCGTTGCAAACGGGATCGAAGAGAGCCGGATCATATACGAAGAATCATCCACCAATACATTTGAAAATATGCTGTATTCCCGGCGGTTGCTGGCAGAAGAAGGGCTGACGGAGGGAAAGGTCCTGATTGTGACCAATGACTTCCATCTAGCACGGTCCAAAATGCTGGCCAGGGATGTGGGACTTGAGCCATCCGGGTACTCAGCCCCGACGCCATGGTTAGTGAGGGTCAACTATTACATACGTGAATTTTTCGCCATGGTCAAAACATTCCTGCTTGGAAGAGGTACACTGGGTGGATAA
- a CDS encoding YibE/F family protein yields MKKWLFYIVLVALCVLSIYFVYHNEDYYDRSIAEVTGVKITGTRDVTDPNGNEDRLYEQEVFATVKNGPEKGRSILLSNTYSRSKAYDQEYKPGNDLFVSINEQTDGQGQLRGSIDDVKRDTYLVIIGWVFIFLMILVGKRQGLYSLGTLCVNAVILSFALDSYLNHDRIGLLGVCGLAVLLFTSISLLLVNGFNRKTYAAVISTLVATFVTLLISFIVIKATAANGLRYEEMQFLTRPTETVFMAGILVGCLGAVMDVAITLSASIFTLYEKNPSISTKALKEAGFEIGRDIMGTMTNIMFFVYISGAMPMLILYFKNASPLGFTLSMNLSLELARALTGGIGIVLAIPIGIFISINLVNRRRAVS; encoded by the coding sequence ATGAAAAAATGGTTATTTTACATCGTTCTTGTTGCACTATGCGTATTATCCATCTATTTCGTCTACCATAATGAAGACTATTATGATCGATCCATTGCGGAAGTGACGGGCGTGAAAATAACCGGAACACGGGACGTCACCGACCCCAATGGGAACGAAGATCGACTGTATGAACAGGAAGTCTTTGCTACGGTGAAGAACGGTCCCGAGAAGGGAAGGAGTATTCTCCTATCCAATACGTATTCGAGGTCGAAGGCGTACGATCAAGAATACAAACCAGGCAATGACTTGTTTGTCTCGATCAACGAACAGACCGATGGGCAGGGTCAGTTAAGAGGTTCGATAGATGATGTTAAGCGTGATACATACCTCGTAATCATCGGATGGGTCTTCATTTTCCTGATGATACTTGTAGGGAAACGGCAAGGCTTATATTCTCTCGGAACCCTTTGCGTCAATGCAGTCATTCTTTCGTTCGCTCTTGATAGCTATCTGAATCATGACCGGATCGGATTGCTGGGAGTGTGCGGTCTGGCTGTGCTCCTGTTCACTTCCATCTCACTACTGTTGGTAAACGGCTTCAATCGCAAAACCTATGCAGCGGTCATTTCCACACTGGTTGCCACCTTTGTGACATTGTTGATCAGTTTCATCGTCATCAAAGCCACTGCAGCAAATGGTCTGAGATATGAGGAGATGCAGTTTCTGACCAGGCCGACCGAGACCGTGTTTATGGCTGGAATCCTTGTGGGCTGTCTAGGTGCCGTCATGGATGTGGCGATCACCCTATCTGCATCTATCTTCACCCTGTATGAAAAAAATCCTTCAATCAGTACAAAGGCTTTAAAGGAAGCGGGATTTGAAATCGGTCGGGACATCATGGGCACGATGACCAATATCATGTTCTTCGTTTATATCAGCGGTGCCATGCCCATGCTGATTCTCTACTTCAAGAATGCTTCCCCCCTTGGTTTCACCTTATCGATGAACCTCTCTTTGGAGCTTGCCCGTGCACTCACGGGAGGGATCGGTATCGTCCTGGCGATTCCCATCGGAATATTCATCTCCATCAATTTGGTTAATCGAAGGAGGGCCGTGTCATGA
- a CDS encoding YibE/F family protein codes for MTVQFILAVILFILMTVIGGKKGARSFVALFLNFTVLILSIIIMNNPGANPVVVTLFASALISSITLFYISRFSTKTITAFLATIVTTCILLVVILLFTDQAMIQGFGEEEIEELAPYSLYVGVDFVKIGAAMILMSTIGAIIDLTIAIASPMQEINYHNPDIDRHSLFAAGMSIGRDILGTSANTLFFAFFGGYMGLLIWFKDLKYSLGDIVNSKVFSSEMIFIGSSAIGMALAIPITAGFTAYFLDKKKQGRNRTL; via the coding sequence ATGACCGTTCAATTCATTCTGGCCGTCATTCTCTTCATACTCATGACTGTGATCGGAGGAAAAAAAGGGGCACGATCCTTTGTCGCGCTCTTCCTCAATTTCACTGTGCTCATCCTCTCGATCATCATCATGAATAACCCGGGGGCCAATCCCGTCGTAGTCACTCTCTTCGCCTCTGCATTGATCAGTTCCATCACGCTATTCTACATCAGCCGTTTTAGCACCAAGACGATAACGGCCTTCCTTGCCACCATTGTGACCACCTGCATCCTTCTCGTCGTCATCCTCCTATTTACCGATCAGGCGATGATTCAGGGGTTCGGAGAAGAAGAAATCGAAGAGCTTGCACCTTATTCTCTTTATGTAGGGGTGGACTTTGTCAAGATTGGTGCAGCCATGATCCTTATGAGCACCATTGGCGCCATCATCGATTTGACCATTGCAATAGCCTCGCCCATGCAGGAAATCAACTATCATAATCCGGATATTGATCGCCATTCTCTTTTTGCAGCAGGAATGAGTATCGGACGGGATATTCTCGGTACAAGCGCGAATACGCTCTTCTTTGCCTTCTTCGGAGGATACATGGGGCTGTTGATCTGGTTTAAGGATCTGAAGTACTCACTAGGGGATATCGTTAATTCCAAAGTGTTCAGCTCTGAAATGATCTTCATCGGCTCCTCTGCCATCGGTATGGCCCTTGCCATTCCCATCACAGCTGGCTTCACGGCTTACTTCCTTGATAAAAAGAAACAGGGCAGGAATAGAACCCTTTGA
- a CDS encoding PAS domain S-box protein, which yields MSEAISTIDYREVIEYSLEPVIIHTDYQILYINRAAESFFRTTKEEVIGLSPLDIFQDSSREAIKERIQSAYIKPADVIVELLYRMDGTSVEAELYCHPVTVAGKQAIQSYIRDIGWRREASLRQNELIKEINELSATIVPLLDDIAILPLTGKVDHDKAVALLDLIPVKVRNQQITHLIIDFSGMYSVDDLVIDTLFKVHHVLGLLGVETFITGLRPELVLEALNLDIDLSSLPVTGTVKEALDILEIKHDVHSS from the coding sequence GTGAGTGAAGCCATATCTACTATAGACTATCGAGAGGTCATCGAATATTCACTCGAGCCTGTCATCATCCATACAGATTATCAAATCCTGTATATCAATCGTGCAGCAGAATCGTTCTTCAGGACAACGAAGGAAGAAGTCATCGGTCTCAGTCCCCTGGATATTTTCCAGGATTCATCGAGAGAGGCAATCAAAGAACGGATACAGTCTGCCTATATCAAACCGGCTGATGTGATCGTAGAACTTCTCTATCGTATGGACGGCACATCAGTCGAAGCCGAGCTTTATTGCCATCCTGTCACCGTCGCAGGTAAACAAGCGATCCAGTCATACATACGCGATATCGGATGGAGACGCGAAGCAAGCCTAAGGCAGAATGAGTTAATCAAGGAAATCAACGAATTATCTGCGACCATCGTTCCCCTACTTGATGATATCGCCATCCTTCCGTTGACCGGAAAGGTCGATCATGATAAAGCCGTAGCCCTGTTGGATTTAATTCCGGTTAAAGTCCGGAATCAGCAGATTACGCACCTGATCATCGACTTCTCAGGTATGTATTCTGTAGATGATCTTGTGATCGACACGCTGTTTAAAGTTCATCATGTATTGGGCCTACTTGGGGTCGAAACGTTTATAACGGGACTTCGCCCTGAGCTCGTGCTTGAAGCTTTGAACCTGGATATCGATCTTTCCAGCCTCCCAGTCACAGGAACCGTCAAAGAAGCTTTGGATATCCTAGAGATCAAGCATGATGTCCACTCGTCATAA
- a CDS encoding IDEAL domain-containing protein has translation MKRHLLNSPQSDESSIHSLLAEMILDEALLNFRKEKIEQEIDRALCEKNKDDFLRLCKELNDLHRQYGYAM, from the coding sequence ATGAAGAGGCATTTATTGAACTCACCGCAGTCTGATGAAAGCAGTATCCACTCTTTACTAGCTGAAATGATCCTGGACGAGGCTCTGCTGAATTTCCGTAAAGAGAAGATTGAACAGGAAATTGACCGTGCGCTATGTGAGAAAAACAAAGACGATTTTCTAAGATTGTGTAAAGAATTAAACGATCTCCATCGACAATATGGATATGCAATGTAG
- a CDS encoding SDR family oxidoreductase, whose product MYQDLKDKVVVITGASKGLGRAMAVRFGQEQSKVVINYRSKEEEALEVKKEVEEAGGQAIIVHGDVSKEADVINLVQTAVKEFGTLDIMINNAGFENPVPSHELSLDNWQAVIDTNLTGAFLGSREAIKYWVENDIKGNVINMSSVHEMIPWPLFVHYAASKGGMKLMTETLALEYAPKGIRVNNIGPGAMDTPINAEKFNDPEQRADVESMIPMGYIGKPEEVSSVAAFLASEQASYVTGVTLFVDGGMTKYPSFQAGRG is encoded by the coding sequence ATGTATCAAGATTTAAAAGATAAAGTTGTCGTTATTACAGGTGCATCCAAAGGGTTGGGTCGTGCGATGGCCGTTCGTTTTGGACAAGAGCAATCAAAAGTTGTGATCAACTACCGCAGTAAGGAAGAAGAAGCCCTTGAAGTTAAAAAAGAAGTGGAAGAAGCGGGGGGCCAAGCCATCATCGTTCATGGTGATGTCTCAAAAGAAGCGGACGTGATCAACCTTGTCCAAACAGCCGTCAAAGAATTTGGTACACTGGATATCATGATCAATAACGCGGGCTTCGAAAATCCAGTGCCATCACACGAGCTATCATTGGATAACTGGCAGGCGGTCATCGATACTAACCTGACCGGAGCATTCCTTGGCAGCCGAGAAGCCATCAAGTACTGGGTTGAAAACGACATCAAGGGAAATGTCATCAATATGTCTTCGGTTCATGAAATGATCCCATGGCCGTTATTCGTTCACTATGCTGCAAGTAAAGGCGGCATGAAGCTGATGACTGAAACACTTGCCTTGGAATATGCTCCAAAAGGCATCCGTGTAAACAACATCGGACCAGGTGCCATGGATACACCAATCAATGCAGAGAAATTCAACGACCCTGAACAGCGTGCAGACGTTGAAAGCATGATCCCGATGGGGTATATCGGTAAACCGGAAGAAGTCTCATCCGTAGCTGCCTTCCTCGCTTCAGAGCAGGCAAGCTATGTTACAGGTGTGACACTATTCGTTGACGGTGGAATGACGAAATATCCTTCCTTCCAAGCCGGAAGAGGATGA